One part of the Aricia agestis chromosome Z, ilAriAges1.1, whole genome shotgun sequence genome encodes these proteins:
- the LOC121738637 gene encoding F-box only protein 32 isoform X1 has product MPFISKDWRSPGEEWVKTQEGWEKKKVLECTAQRYAAITNFNNSDQQKWSGEEGDKSSEEVARIPPHCHITIKCTREIAGFNGLSEAVRRLDFSSAVRDVRRFNYICALLELLLGGQKLTNLPGAAQKLLLSMLEQLADQVATSKQNLNALRALLAGVSALREAERRACWGRPLGSRALWGHHDTAIDRINHIANSIRIQEPGPEVVPKLHDLPEECIREILLRIADHRDLDAASSAWSVMGSVCSEQRVWRELVRFHFTPHQVDSARGDAEEVDYKKLFHQLRKLYGLREDARYAETLSLCRHCKCLFWRSLGHPCIADQCPEYRERLKEAGGPLPPHPVPPAAFLKFFSL; this is encoded by the exons ATGCCTTTTATTTCGAAAGACTGGCGCTCCCCCGGCGAAGAATGGGTGAAAACTCAGGAAGGATGGGAGAAAAAGAAAGTGCTTGAATGTACGGCGCAACG ATACGCAGCTATAACTAACTTTAATAACTCCGACCAGCAGAAATG gtCCGGTGAGGAAGGTGACAAGAGTTCCGAGGAGGTCGCGAGAATACCGCCACACTGCCACATTACTATTAAATGCACAAGAGAG ATAGCTGGTTTCAACGGTCTATCGGAGGCGGTCCGTCGCCTGGACTTCTCGTCTGCCGTGCGCGACGTCAGACGGTTCAACTACATCTGTGCTCTTCTAGAACTGCTGCTGGGCGGACAGAAGTTGACTAACCTGCCTGGTGCAGCGCAGAAGTTGTTACTCTCTATGCTGGAGCAATTGGCTGATCAGG TGGCAACATCGAAACAGAATCTAAACGCGTTGCGAGCGCTGCTCGCGGGTGTGTCAGCGCTGCGTGAAGCGGAACGCCGCGCGTGTTGGGGCCGGCCGCTCGGCTCGCGAGCTCTGTGGGGACACCACGATACCGCCATAGACCGCATCAACCACATCGCTAACAGCATACGGATACAGGAG CCTGGACCGGAAGTGGTGCCTAAGCTTCATGACTTACCGGAGGAGTGCATCCGAGAGATACTGCTGAGGATAGCCGATCATAGAGACTTAGAT GCGGCGTCATCAGCATGGTCGGTGATGGGTTCAGTGTGCAGCGAGCAGCGAGTCTGGCGTGAGTTGGTCCGCTTCCACTTCACCCCGCACCAGGTGGACTCCGCCAGGGGGGATGCAGAGGAAGTGGACTATAAGAAGCTCTTCCATCAGCTGAGGAA GTTGTATGGTCTGCGCGAAGACGCGCGCTACGCGGAGACGCTGTCGTTGTGTCGCCACTGCAAGTGCCTGTTCTGGAGGTCGCTGGGACATCCCTGTATTGCTGACCAG TGTCCAGAATACAGGGAAAGACTGAAGGAGGCAGGCGGGCCGCTCCCCCCGCACCCCGTCCCGCCCGCGGCCTTTCTCAAGTTCTTCTCGCTATAA
- the LOC121738646 gene encoding cytochrome c oxidase assembly factor 3, mitochondrial: protein MADKNFKPKISTGEKDPVLKKAELDYMKIIEEKNRERVQKLQNISRRNRITGLAIGAGVFSIYMYSILAVKQETFLDDFDEPAKIQQ from the coding sequence ATGGCCGACAAAAATTTTAAGCCGAAAATAAGCACAGGAGAAAAGGATCCAGTGTTGAAAAAAGCCGAGCTCGATTACATGAAGATAATCGAGGAGAAGAATCGTGAACGCGTACAAAAGTTGCAAAACATTTCTCGTAGGAACAGAATAACTGGTCTAGCGATCGGCGCTGGAGTGTTTAGTATTTACATGTACTCTATCTTGGCTGTAAAGCAGGAGACATTCTTGGACGACTTCGACGAGCCAgcaaaaatacagcaataa
- the LOC121738637 gene encoding F-box only protein 32 isoform X2, whose translation MPFISKDWRSPGEEWVKTQEGWEKKKVLECTAQRSGEEGDKSSEEVARIPPHCHITIKCTREIAGFNGLSEAVRRLDFSSAVRDVRRFNYICALLELLLGGQKLTNLPGAAQKLLLSMLEQLADQVATSKQNLNALRALLAGVSALREAERRACWGRPLGSRALWGHHDTAIDRINHIANSIRIQEPGPEVVPKLHDLPEECIREILLRIADHRDLDAASSAWSVMGSVCSEQRVWRELVRFHFTPHQVDSARGDAEEVDYKKLFHQLRKLYGLREDARYAETLSLCRHCKCLFWRSLGHPCIADQCPEYRERLKEAGGPLPPHPVPPAAFLKFFSL comes from the exons ATGCCTTTTATTTCGAAAGACTGGCGCTCCCCCGGCGAAGAATGGGTGAAAACTCAGGAAGGATGGGAGAAAAAGAAAGTGCTTGAATGTACGGCGCAACG gtCCGGTGAGGAAGGTGACAAGAGTTCCGAGGAGGTCGCGAGAATACCGCCACACTGCCACATTACTATTAAATGCACAAGAGAG ATAGCTGGTTTCAACGGTCTATCGGAGGCGGTCCGTCGCCTGGACTTCTCGTCTGCCGTGCGCGACGTCAGACGGTTCAACTACATCTGTGCTCTTCTAGAACTGCTGCTGGGCGGACAGAAGTTGACTAACCTGCCTGGTGCAGCGCAGAAGTTGTTACTCTCTATGCTGGAGCAATTGGCTGATCAGG TGGCAACATCGAAACAGAATCTAAACGCGTTGCGAGCGCTGCTCGCGGGTGTGTCAGCGCTGCGTGAAGCGGAACGCCGCGCGTGTTGGGGCCGGCCGCTCGGCTCGCGAGCTCTGTGGGGACACCACGATACCGCCATAGACCGCATCAACCACATCGCTAACAGCATACGGATACAGGAG CCTGGACCGGAAGTGGTGCCTAAGCTTCATGACTTACCGGAGGAGTGCATCCGAGAGATACTGCTGAGGATAGCCGATCATAGAGACTTAGAT GCGGCGTCATCAGCATGGTCGGTGATGGGTTCAGTGTGCAGCGAGCAGCGAGTCTGGCGTGAGTTGGTCCGCTTCCACTTCACCCCGCACCAGGTGGACTCCGCCAGGGGGGATGCAGAGGAAGTGGACTATAAGAAGCTCTTCCATCAGCTGAGGAA GTTGTATGGTCTGCGCGAAGACGCGCGCTACGCGGAGACGCTGTCGTTGTGTCGCCACTGCAAGTGCCTGTTCTGGAGGTCGCTGGGACATCCCTGTATTGCTGACCAG TGTCCAGAATACAGGGAAAGACTGAAGGAGGCAGGCGGGCCGCTCCCCCCGCACCCCGTCCCGCCCGCGGCCTTTCTCAAGTTCTTCTCGCTATAA